In Pseudopipra pipra isolate bDixPip1 chromosome 5, bDixPip1.hap1, whole genome shotgun sequence, the following proteins share a genomic window:
- the ASCL1 gene encoding achaete-scute homolog 1: MASGSPARMSSAAGQPPFLQPACFFAAAVAAAAAAAPPGPPPGAPPPQLSPAGGQPSPGGKPSAPRAAKRQRSASPELMRCKRRLNFSGFGYSLPQQQPAAVARRNERERNRVKLVNLGFATLREHVPNGAANKKMSKVETLRSAVEYIRALQQLLDEHDAVSAAFQAGVLSPTISPSYSHDMNSMAGSPVSSYSSDEGSYDPLSPEEQELLDFTSWF, translated from the coding sequence ATGGCCAGCGGCAGCCCCGCCAGGATGTCCAGCGCCGCCGGGCAGCCGCCCTTCCTGCAGCCGGCGTGCTTCTTCGCCGCCGCCgtggccgccgccgccgctgccgcccctccggggccgccgccgggggcgccgccgccgcagctGAGCCCGGCGGGCGGACAGCCCTCCCCGGGCGGCAAGCCCTCGGCGCCGCGGGCGGCCAAGCGGCAGCGCTCGGCCTCGCCGGAGCTGATGCGCTGCAAGAGGCGGCTCAACTTCAGCGGGTTCGGGTACAGCCTGCCGCAGCAGCAGCCCGCGGCCGTGGCGCGGCGCAACGAGCGGGAGCGCAACCGCGTGAAGCTGGTGAACCTGGGCTTCGCCACGCTGCGGGAGCACGTCCCGAACGGCGCCGCCAACAAGAAGATGAGCAAGGTGGAGACGCTCCGCTCCGCCGTCGAGTACATCCGcgccctgcagcagctgctcgaCGAGCATGACGCCGTCAGCGCTGCCTTCCAGGCAGGCGTCCTCTCGCCCACCATCTCGCCCAGCTACTCCCACGACATGAACTCCATGGCGGGCTCTCCCGTCTCCTCCTACTCCTCCGACGAGGGCTCCTACGACCCGCTCAGTCccgaggagcaggagctgctcgaCTTCACAAGCTGGTTCTGA